A window of the Deltaproteobacteria bacterium PRO3 genome harbors these coding sequences:
- a CDS encoding acyltransferase family protein has protein sequence MANHGAMWSRFFRMLAEARVNPRPNPQFIREIRSLFNFLQGYFRYETRGLEHVPKRGPALLVMNHGVLPFHAYLLIREIFFRLGRLPRTLGARFLFQTPLLREIAVQVGAMNANHRNAKAALEAGELVLVAPGGIYEALLVHPGMKTIPWHGRYGFAVVACKMGAPIIPTYCQGINEVYLTSRVFLRQRVRILRRIRFSLPFFFGIGLLPFPVKLVHRIGKPISTKRRKGESFRKAVRRIHEEVLAAMRELMQEKDGEKSL, from the coding sequence ATGGCCAATCATGGGGCTATGTGGTCAAGGTTTTTCAGGATGCTGGCCGAAGCGAGGGTAAATCCCCGGCCCAACCCGCAATTTATCCGCGAGATCCGCTCGCTGTTTAATTTCCTTCAGGGATATTTCCGCTACGAGACCCGTGGCTTGGAACATGTTCCCAAGCGCGGGCCCGCCCTCTTGGTGATGAACCACGGCGTCCTGCCTTTCCACGCCTATCTGCTGATCCGGGAAATTTTTTTCCGGTTGGGCCGCCTGCCGCGAACCCTGGGGGCGAGGTTTCTGTTCCAGACGCCGCTGCTGCGCGAGATCGCGGTGCAGGTCGGCGCGATGAACGCCAATCATCGCAACGCGAAGGCGGCGCTGGAGGCGGGCGAATTGGTCCTGGTGGCGCCGGGCGGGATCTACGAGGCGCTGCTCGTCCATCCGGGAATGAAGACCATTCCCTGGCACGGGCGCTACGGTTTCGCGGTCGTCGCCTGCAAGATGGGGGCTCCCATCATCCCCACTTATTGCCAGGGGATCAACGAGGTCTATCTGACCTCGCGCGTGTTCCTGAGACAGCGGGTCCGCATCCTGCGACGGATCCGTTTTTCGCTCCCCTTTTTCTTCGGCATCGGGCTCTTGCCCTTCCCGGTGAAGCTGGTCCACCGCATCGGCAAACCGATCTCCACCAAGCGCCGGAAGGGCGAGTCCTTCCGCAAGGCGGTGCGGCGGATCCACGAGGAGGTCCTGGCGGCGATGCGGGAACTGATGCAGGAGAAGGACGGGGAAAAATCGCTTTGA